A genome region from Stenotrophomonas maltophilia includes the following:
- the modB gene encoding molybdate ABC transporter permease subunit, with protein sequence MDLDWSALWLSLKVAGWATAINLVLGVALGALLARRRFPGRELLDSLLTLPMVLPPTVLGYYLLVLIGRNGPIGAWLQSWFGINLVFTWQAAVIAAAVASLPLVFKPARAAFEEVDGQLEQAARTLGVSEAAVFFRITLPLAWRGILAGLLLAFARAMGEFGATLMVAGSIPGRTQTLSIAIYEAVQAGQDGKANALVILTSVVCIVILLLAARLVGGRRRELRDVA encoded by the coding sequence ATGGATCTCGACTGGAGCGCACTGTGGTTGTCGCTGAAGGTGGCCGGCTGGGCCACCGCGATCAATCTGGTGCTGGGCGTGGCACTGGGCGCGCTGCTGGCACGTCGGCGATTTCCTGGCCGTGAGCTGCTGGATTCGCTGCTGACCCTGCCGATGGTGCTGCCGCCGACCGTGCTGGGGTATTACCTGCTGGTGCTGATCGGCCGCAACGGCCCGATCGGCGCGTGGCTGCAGTCGTGGTTCGGCATCAACCTGGTGTTCACCTGGCAGGCGGCGGTGATCGCTGCGGCGGTGGCCTCGCTGCCGCTGGTGTTCAAGCCGGCACGCGCGGCGTTCGAGGAAGTGGATGGACAGTTGGAGCAGGCCGCACGCACGCTCGGTGTGTCCGAAGCAGCGGTGTTCTTCCGCATCACGCTGCCGCTGGCGTGGCGCGGCATCCTCGCCGGCCTGCTGCTGGCGTTTGCACGCGCGATGGGCGAGTTCGGCGCGACGCTGATGGTGGCGGGCAGCATTCCCGGCCGCACGCAGACGCTGTCGATCGCCATCTACGAAGCGGTGCAGGCCGGCCAGGACGGCAAGGCCAATGCGCTGGTGATCCTGACCTCGGTGGTGTGCATCGTGATCCTGCTGCTGGCCGCGCGGCTGGTGGGCGGACGTCGCCGGGAGCTGCGTGATGTGGCTTGA